GCTTGATTAACGATATGGACGCTATAGCATACTATGACAGATGCTGTGATGATATCGGCCTTGACACCATAGAAACAGGTGTAACCATGGGTGTTGCCATGGAAGCTGGAATAATAGAATTTGGCGACAAAGACGGGGTAAAAAGACTTTTTGACGAAGAGATCAGAAAAGCCACACCTCTTGGAAGACTCCTTGGTTCAGGTTCAAAAGTAACCGGCCAAACTTACGGGGTTACCCGTGTACCTGAAGTAAAAGGACAGGGTATACCCGCTTATGACCCAAGAGCTGTCAAAGGTGTGGGTGTAACTTACGCTACAAGTACCCAGGGCGCTGACCACACAGCAGGCTACTCTGTAACTGCTAATATCCTAAAAGTCGGTGGAGAAGTAGACCCACTGAAAAAAGAAGGCCAAACAGAACTATCCAAAAACCTTCAGGTAGCTACAGCTGCAATTGATTCTACAGGGCTTTGCCTCTTTGTAGCTTTTGCAGTACTTGACAACGAAGAAGCTGTGCCTACTATAGTGGATATGCTTAATGCGCAGTACGGTATCAGCCTTACACCTGACGATGTAACAGAGCTTGGTAAACAAATCCTTAAGGTAGAGCGTAACTACAACAAAAAACTAGGCTTTACCAGGGAAGATGATAGAATGCCTGAATTCTTCCAGAAAGAAAAGCTGCCACCACACGATGTTACTTTTGACTTTACAGATGAGGAGCTTGACTCTGTTTATCAGGATTTAGAATAAAAGAGTTCAAAGTAAATTAGGATAGATTAATTGATTAGGTTAAAAGTTTAGCCAGTAATATTCAGTAAGTTAGTTTTAACTATTTGCTTCAAAAAAGGGCCGGGTAAATAATTATACTTTTCCCGGCTCTATTTATTCAACTTTATTAACATTTGATCATTTGGTTATTAATTGTTAATAATAAGTAGTTTATAGTAGTTATAGGGGGTAAATAAAATATGACTGTTGAAATAAGATGTCATGCAACCCTTAGGGATTATCTCCCGGAATCGGCCAAAAAAGGGATCTATCAATACGAGCTTAAAGGCGAAAAAAATGTCCGTGAGGTTGCAAACTCTTTAGAACTTCCTGTAGAAGAGCTTCATTTGATTATAGTGAATGGTGTACAGAAAAACTTAGACGCACCCATACAAGACGGGGACAGAATAGGACTTTTCCCTCCTGTGGGAGGAGGTTAATTTTTATGGACAAAGATCATGTAAAAATAAATGTTTCAGATGGAGTAAAAGTCATCCCAAAAAAAACAGACCTAAAAAAGCTTTACATCGAGTTAACCACAAGGTGTAACTTTAATTGTACAACATGCATCAGAAACTCATGGGATGAAGAAATAGATCATATGTCAGAAAAAACTTTAAAAACTATATTAGATCAAATTGATGAACTCCCAGAACTAAACACAGTACACTTAGGCGGATTTGGTGAACCTTCAACTCATCCTTCGTTTTTTGAGGTTTTAGAAACAATCAAAAAACACGAATTGAAAGCTGAATTTATTACAAATGGACATTTTCTTACTGCAGAAAACTCTAAAAAAATAATTGATCTTGGTGTAGATAGGATAATTATATCTGTAGACGCTCCAGAAAAAGAAACCTTTGAAGAAATAAGGCTTGATTCTGACTTTAACCAGTTGATAAAAAATATCAATTATATCAATGAATTAAAAAAAGAAGCTAGAGCAAAAAAACCCGAGTTATGGATAGAGTTTGTCGCAATGAAAAAAAACTATGAGATGCTTCCCACCCTTGTTAAAATGGCAGGCAAATACATGATAGACTCAATAATTGTCACCAATCTTCTGCCTTACACTGAAGATATGATAAATGAAGTTTTGTATGATACAGGAGAAGATGAGCTTGATATTGGAAGTGGTGGAGGTCTTATATACTTTAAATCCAAGCTACCTGAAATGAAGTTACGAACTACGAGATACTGTAATTTCGTTGAATCAAATTCTGCTGTTATAAATAGACATGGAAAAGTTAGTCCTTGTTACGGTTTTTTGCATGATCACACAGAATATATTTATGGGCGAAAAAAGATTAATAACAAGCATTATTTCGGTGATGTTAATAAAGAAAAACTAAAAGACATCTGGCAAAATGATAGTTACGTAAAGTTTCGTTCATTAGTAAAAGACCAGCAGTTTCCATCTTGTACAGATTGTAAGTATCTAGAAGGATGCTCAATGACAGATGATAATTTCCTTGACTGCTGGGGTAACTCCCCAACATGTGCTGATTGCTTATGGTACCGAGGAATCATTATATGTCCCTAATTAATTTCGTGTTATGAAGATTAAACGCTCCGGCGGAGAATAAACTAAAATTCTTCCCCGGAGCTTAATTTATCATATAATCTTTTTATCTCCTGTAAGTCTTCCCATGACTCCTTCTTCTTAGGTGGATTTCTAAGCAAAAATGCCGGATGGTATGTTGGCATTATAGGAATATCTTTTTTCTCATGCCATATTCCTCTAACCTTAGTTATTTTGGCCTTTGGGTCAAGCAAACCTTTTAATGCAGCAGAACCTAATAAAACCAATATTTTGGGCTTAATTAATCTAAATTGCTGTCTAAGTATTGGAAGACACGTCTCCATTTCTTTCAAAGTAGGGGTTCTGTTATTAGGTGGTCTGCACTTTACGGCATTTGTAATATATACATCTTCCCTTTTAAAATCTATAGAAGAAATCATATCAGTAAGAAGCTGCCCTGCTCGTCCTACAAA
The Natranaerofaba carboxydovora genome window above contains:
- a CDS encoding MoaD/ThiS family protein, producing the protein MTVEIRCHATLRDYLPESAKKGIYQYELKGEKNVREVANSLELPVEELHLIIVNGVQKNLDAPIQDGDRIGLFPPVGGG
- a CDS encoding tungsten cofactor oxidoreductase radical SAM maturase; this translates as MDKDHVKINVSDGVKVIPKKTDLKKLYIELTTRCNFNCTTCIRNSWDEEIDHMSEKTLKTILDQIDELPELNTVHLGGFGEPSTHPSFFEVLETIKKHELKAEFITNGHFLTAENSKKIIDLGVDRIIISVDAPEKETFEEIRLDSDFNQLIKNINYINELKKEARAKKPELWIEFVAMKKNYEMLPTLVKMAGKYMIDSIIVTNLLPYTEDMINEVLYDTGEDELDIGSGGGLIYFKSKLPEMKLRTTRYCNFVESNSAVINRHGKVSPCYGFLHDHTEYIYGRKKINNKHYFGDVNKEKLKDIWQNDSYVKFRSLVKDQQFPSCTDCKYLEGCSMTDDNFLDCWGNSPTCADCLWYRGIIICP
- a CDS encoding uracil-DNA glycosylase; its protein translation is MNFNNSYESLEELKEEALKCNVCHLREGCKGVVFGEGDPKADVMFVGEGPGAREDELQRPFVGRAGQLLTDMISSIDFKREDVYITNAVKCRPPNNRTPTLKEMETCLPILRQQFRLIKPKILVLLGSAALKGLLDPKAKITKVRGIWHEKKDIPIMPTYHPAFLLRNPPKKKESWEDLQEIKRLYDKLSSGEEF